From the Ammospiza caudacuta isolate bAmmCau1 chromosome 26, bAmmCau1.pri, whole genome shotgun sequence genome, one window contains:
- the DGUOK gene encoding deoxyguanosine kinase, mitochondrial, producing the protein MYQAPARWSFTFQSLSCLSRLRAVLEPPEGSAGTPGSAPPVRVFERSLFSDRYVFAKTLLENGHLQPLEWAIYQDWHELLLRHLAPHAAPHGFLYLRASPQTCLERLRRRARSEEGGIQLGYLEQLHGQHELWLVARATEIHCEAARSAPVLVLDVEQDFEHDVARQGQLMAQVGATAGVAQLGWVALPR; encoded by the exons ATGTACCAGGCGCCCGCCCGCTGGTCCTTCACCTTCCAGAGCCTCTCGTGCCTGAGCCGCCTCAGGGCCGTGCTGGAGCCCCCCGAGGGCAGCGCGGGGACCCCCGGGAGCGCCCCCCCCGTGAGGGTCTTTGAGCGCTCCCTGTTCAGTGACAG GTACGTGTTTGCCAAGACCCTGCTGGAGAACgggcacctgcagcccctggagtgGGCGATCTACCAGGACTGGCACGAGCTGCTGCTGCGGCACCTGGCACCGCACGCTGCCCCCCACGGCTTCCTGTACCTGCGTGCCAGCCCccag ACGTGCCTGGAGCGGCTGCGGCGGCGGGCGAGGAGCGAGGAGGGCGGGATCCAGCTGGGCtacctggagcagctgcacgGCCAGCACGAGCTCTGGCTGGTGGCCAGGGCCACTGA GATTCACTGTGAGGCAGCGCGGAGCGCGCCCGTCCTGGTGCTGGACGTGGAGCAGGACTTCGAGCACGACGtggccaggcagggccagctcaTGGCACAGGTGGGTGCCAcggctggggtggcacagctgggctgggtggcGCTGCCCCGGTGA
- the TET3 gene encoding LOW QUALITY PROTEIN: methylcytosine dioxygenase TET3 (The sequence of the model RefSeq protein was modified relative to this genomic sequence to represent the inferred CDS: inserted 3 bases in 3 codons) encodes MDSFLQVYKHHGPVHAQLPPSFLPPAFPGQRLPPATGCFSPRGTGRGXESSRGFGRGGXFPAPRRGRARLPLIPGPCPPAGAPAACPCLPGGTHGSPPPPLPPPPPLLKVGLCXGVRSPTSRAEGGGHGSIPQTGSAGDAVDGPSRSQMEEGPINYVEERRLKEGSGLSLANGGRPEAGGPVLMEPSGWSPGQPPATGKAHLEDVRNLVAFSAVAEAVSSYRLPPPASPSLLYEKFDSEMSRGGLGAADGVPRGEDLHALKAALALAKHGVKPPNCNCDGPECPDYLEWLEQKIKTALGEELASPRPRAAAVPPPPPPEGAIDPQPVPEAAEPCPPDGLPFSQSALTIAKEKNISLQTAIAIEALTQLSAALPQPAGDGQPPPPPAVPFGPGPLGPPGAAWQGGDEPRYPPEPGAAPEPFFGAAPPRGNFTSTWGLEAEGAAGAGDPMAELEQLLGNADDYIKVAFKRPEAAAGKVTAPKTEPPERAASKEAPGGPRLPPAPPEPDLHKKTQLVLQQHLHHKRSLFLEQSLAAAAAAAPDRPSGWWAPGAPAAPPKPFEKQPKEKKKKTPPEKPPPAKPLRKQVQIKKAKQKDSQPLFPPLWQISLEGFRAPAEAPAEPPAEEMQTEPPPPPAFPHQPLALPLPSACPPPPNPLDGAPPAPDSQERGAPEGGPQIHSAPAGSTGSEEAPAAPPPAGSAPIMVDDKLEELIRQFEAEFGENFNLPPPETPAPLGPGAAELPGGTAPAPQGSPTVATATTATTTATTMAAAPAPCSAPQAGPKSVSPGKGLLSEPPFTARSPKQIKIESSGAITVVSTTCFYSEESQNPDVDDVDRTPTKDEVPLTPTLSGFLESPLKYLDTPTKSLLDTPAKRAQAEFPTCDCVEQIVEKDEGPYYTHLGSGPTVASIRELMEERYGEKGKAIRIEKVIYTGKEGKSSRGCPIAKWVIRRHNQEEKLLCLVRHRAGHHCQNAVIIILILAWEGIPRTLGDTLYQELTDTLTKYGNPTSRRCGLNDDRTCACQGKDPNTCGASFSFGCSWSMYFNGCKYARSKTPRKFRLVGDNPKEEELLRRSFQDLATEVAPLYKRLAPQAYQNQVTNEDVAIDCRLGLKEGRPFSGVTACMDFCAHAHKDQHNLYNGCTVVCTLTKEDNRVVGKIPEDEQLHVLPLYKMSSTDEFGSEENQNAKVGSGAIQVLTSFPREVRKLPEPAKSCRQRQLEARRAAAERKKLQKEKLMTPEKIKQEALELPTLQPNAGMALKGGIPPQPLKPSIKVEPQSHYNAFKYNGNAVVESYSVLGSCRPSDPYSMNSVYSYHSYYAQPNLPSVNGFHSKFALPSFGYYGFSSNHVFPSQFLNYGAPERSGSSWVSNGYEKKPDVSALQENLNHTYGNSNFPEPIPHGVRGKNHHQRTYERANRYASQQKAAAAAAGAHRTSSGSEEAPAFAQNCFSSRPIKQEPPDPPPAIEPLPSPAAVPSAALTLPAVPAHGTAPEQRWSPFKAPRGTASPERTSTAEGSWSALAPGSGGREKLSAFDAAARLPPPEKQWSNVLAGEPAAAAHGSGLLPKPWSPCKLGETALAGTGSPGLLGSLGFNSALPGLPSFPEEPWGSVKVEERRTPAPSPGLAEKPWEAAVGEKGVAGARQEKTWDPFGLEEDLPEKAVKEEEEEEEEEEEEEEEEWSDSEHNFLDENIGGVAVAPAHGSILIECARRELHATTPLKKPNRCHPTRISLVFYQHKNLNQPNHGLALWEAKVKQLAERARARQEEAARLGLPPDAKAFAKKRKWGGALATEAPSKERRDSVPTRQAVAIPTNSAITVSSYAYTKVTGPYSRWI; translated from the exons ATGGACTCTTTCTTGCAG GTTTACAAACACCACGGCCCCGTGCACGCGCAGCTtcccccctccttcctccctcctgccttcccc GGGCAGCGTCTCCCACCTGCCACGGGATGTTTTTCCCCACGGGGAACGGGACGTG GCGAAAGCAGCCGTGGCTTTGGCAGGGGAG GTTTCCCCGCTCCCAGGCGGGGCAGGGCCCGGCTCCCACTCATCCCCGGCCCCTGCCCGCCGGCCGGCGCGCCAGCAGCGTGCCCGTGCTTGCCAGGCGGCACACAcggctctcctcctcctcctcttcctcctcctcctcctctgctgaaGGTCGGGCTGT GCGGCGTGAGGAGCCCCACGTCCCGGGCAGAGggg GGGGGGCACGGCAGCATCCCACAG ACAGGTTCGGCGGGCGACGCGGTTGATGGACCCAGCAGAAGCCAAATGGAAGAAGGGCCAATTAATTATGTGGAAGAAAGGCGGCTGAAGGAGGGCAGCGGGCTCAGCCTGGCGAATGGGGGCCGGCCGGAGGCGGGGGGTCCCGTGCTGATGGAGCCCAGCGGGTGGTCGCCGGGCCAGCCGCCCGCCACTGGCAAAGCCCACTTGGAAGACGTCCGGAACCTGGTGGCCTTCTCAGCGGTGGCCGAGGCCGTTTCCTCCTACCGGCTCCCGCCGCCGGCGTCGCCGTCGCTGCTCTACGAGAAGTTCGACTCGGAGATGAGCCGGGGCGGGCTGGGCGCGGCGGACGGGGTGCCACGAGGAGAGGACCTGCACGCCCTCAAGGCCGCCCTGGCTTTGGCCAAGCACGGTGTGAAGCCCCCCAACTGCAACTGCGACGGCCCCGAGTGCCCCGACTACCTGGAATGGCTGGAGCAGAAGATCAAGACGGCTCTCGGAGAAGAGCTGGCGTCAccgcggccccgcgccgccgccgtcCCCCCGCCTCCTCCCCCAGAAGGTGCTATCGACCCCCAGCCGGTGCCTGAGGCTGCCGAGCCGTGCCCGCCCGACGGCCTCCCCTTTTCCCAGAGCGCGCTGACCATCGCCAAGGAGAAGAACATCAGCCTGCAGACCGCCATAGCCATCGAAGCCCTGACGCAGCTCTCGGCCGCCCTGCCCCAGCCCGCGGGCGATGGgcagcccccgccgccccccgccgtCCCCTTCGGCCCCGGCCCCCTCGGCCCGCCGGGGGCCGCGTGGCAGGGAGGGGACGAGCCCCGCTACCCGCCGGAGCCCGGAGCGGCACCTGAGCCATTTTTCGGTGCGGCGCCTCCGCGGGGAAACTTCACTTCCACATGGGGGCTGGAGGCCGAGGGGGCAGCGGGGGCTGGAGaccccatggcagagctggagcagctgctgggtaACGCTGACGACTACATCAAGGTGGCTTTCAAGAGACCCGAAGCGGCGGCCGGCAAAGTGACAGCCCCCAAAACAGAACCCCCCGAGCGAGCAGCCAGCAAAGAAGCACCGGGCGGGCCCCGCTTGCCGCCGGCACCTCCAGAGCCCGACCTGCACAAGAAGACGCAGCtggtcctgcagcagcatctccaccACAAGCGCAGCCTCTTCCTCGAGcaaagcctggcagcagcagcggcggcagccCCGGACCGGCCGAGCGGCTGGTGGGCTCCCGgcgcccccgccgcgccccccAAGCCCTTCGAGAAGCAGCccaaagagaagaagaagaaaacgCCGCCCGAAAAGCCCCCGCCGGCCAAACCTCTCCGCAAGCAAGTGCAGATCAAGAAGGCGAAGCAAAAAGACTCACAGCCgctcttccctcccctctggCAGATCAGCCTGGAGGGGTTTCGGGCGCCCGCCGAAGCCCCCGCCGAACCCCCCGCCGAAGAGATGCAaacggagccgccgccgccgccggcctTCCCGCACCAGCCTCTTGCACTACCCCTGCCCTCCGCATGCCCCCCGCCACCAAACCCCCTGGACGGCGCCCCCCCGGCTCCCGACTCTCAGGAAAGGGGTGCCCCCGAGGGGGGCCCCCAAATTCACTCGGCGCCGGCGGGCTCGACTGGCTCGGAGGAAGCGCCGGCTGCCCCGCCGCCGGCCGGCTCGGCTCCCATCATGGTGGATGACAAGTTGGAAGAGCTCATCCGACAATTTGAAGCtgaatttggggagaatttcAACCTGCCGCCCCCCGAGACACCTGCCCCGCTcggccccggggctgccgaGCTGCCAGGGGGGACAGCACCAGCTCCACAAGGGTCCCCCACCGTGGCCACCGCTACCACGGCCACCACCACGGCCACCACCATGGCCGCCGCCCCGGCTCCCTGCAGCGCTCCCCAAGCCGGACCCAAAAGCGTCTctccagggaaggggctgctgtCAGAGCCACCCTTCACTGCCCGCTCCCCCAAACAGATCAAAATCGAGTCTTCTGGTGCTATCACCGTGGTGTCCACCACGTGTTTTTACTCTGAGGAAAGCCAAAACCCAGACGTGGACGACGTCGACAGAACGCCCACCAAGGACGAGGTGCCGCTGACGCCCACCCTGAGCGGCTTCTTGGAGTCTCCGCTGAAATACCTGGACACGCCGACCAAAAGCCTCCTGGACACCCCTGCCAAGAGGGCACAGGCTGAATTCCCCACCTGTGACTGCGTTG AACAAATCGTGGAGAAGGATGAGGGGCCCTATTACACCCACCTGGGCTCGGGGCCCACCGTGGCCTCCATCAGGGAGCTCATGGAGGAGAG GTATGGTGAGAAGGGCAAGGCCATCCGCATCGAGAAGGTCATCTACACGGGCAAGGAGGGCAAGagctcccggggctgccccaTCGCCAAGTGG GTGATCCGCAGACATAAccaggaggagaagctgctgtgcctggtgcgGCACCGCGCCGGCCACCACTGCCAGAACGCcgtcatcatcatcctcatcctggCCTGGGAGGGCATCCCCCGCACGCTGGGGGACACGCTCTACCAGGAGCTCACCGACACCCTCACCAAGTACGGCAACCCCACCAGCCGCCGCTGCGGCCTCAACGACGA CCGGACCTGCGCGTGCCAGGGCAAGGACCCCAACACCTGCGGTGCTTCCTTCTCCTTCggctgctcctggagcatgTACTTCAACGGCTGCAAATACGCCCGCAGCAAAACTCCCCGCAAATTCAGGCTGGTGGGAGACAACCCCAAAGAG GAAGAGCTGCTCCGGAGAAGCTTTCAGGACTTGGCCACCGAGGTTGCTCCGCTTTACAAGAGGCTGGCGCCGCAAGCCTACCAAAACCAG GTCACCAACGAGGATGTAGCCATCGACTGCCGGCTGGGCTTGAAGGAGGGGAGGCCGTTCTCGGGGGTGACGGCGTGCATGGACTTCTGTGCTCACGCTCACAAGGACCAGCACAACCTCTACAACGGCTGCACCGTG GTCTGCACGCTGACGAAAGAAGACAATCGTGTGGTGGGGAAAATTCCCGAAGATGAGCAGCTGCACGTCCTCCCCCTCTACAAGATGTCCAGCACGGATGAGTTTGGCAGCGAGGAGAATCAAAATGCCAAGGTGGGCAGCGGGGCCATCCAGGTGCTCACGTCCTTCCCCCGCGAGGTCCGCAAGCTGCCCGAGCCCGCCAAGTCCTGCCGGCAGCGGCAGCTGgaagccaggagagctgctgccgagaggaagaagctgcagaaggagaagcTGATGACGCCAGAGAAGATCAAGCAGGAAGCACTCGAGCTCCCCACGCTCCAGCCAAATGCAG GTATGGCGTTGAAAGGCGGGATACCCCCGCAGCCGCTGAAACCTTCCATCAAGGTGGAACCCCAGAGCCATTACAACGCCTTCAAGTACAACGGCAACGCCGTGGTGGAGAGCTACTCGGTGCTGGGCAGCTGCCGGCCCTCCGACCCGTACAGCATGAACAGTGTTTACTCTTACCATTCCTACTATGCACAGCCCAATCTGCCTTCCGTGAACGGGTTTCACTCCAAGTTCGCGCTTCCCTCCTTCGGGTATTACGGCTTTTCCAGCAACCACGTGttcccctcacagtttctcaATTATGGGGCACCCGAGAGGAGCGGGAGCAGCTGGGTCAGCAACGGCTACGAGAAGAAGCCCGATGTCTCGGCGCTGCAGGAGAACCTCAACCACACCTACGGGAACAGCAATTTCCCCGAGCCCATCCCGCACGGTGTGCGGGGCAAAAACCATCACCAGCGCACCTACGAGCGAGCCAACCGCTACGCCAGCCAGCAGAaagcggcggcggcagcggccggGGCGCACAGGACTAGCTCGGGCTCGGAGGAGGCACCGGCGTTTGCACAGAACTGTTTCAGCAGCCGGCCCATCAAGCAGGAGCCTCCGGATCCCCCGCCTGCCATcgagccccttcccagccctgcggCCGTGCCCAGCGCTGCTTTAACGCTGCCGGCCGTCCCCGCGCACGGCACGGCGCCGGAGCAGCGCTGGAGCCCCTTCAAGGCGCCGCGGGGCACGGCGTCCCCCGAGAGGACTAGCACGGCCGAGGGCTCGTGGAGCGCGCTGGCACCGGGCTCGGGCGGGCGGGAGAAGCTGAGCGCCTTCGATGCCGCCGCGCGCCTGCCACCGCCAGAGAAGCAATGGTCCAACGTCCTGGCAGGAgagccggcggcggcggcgcacGGCTCGGGCTTGCTGCCGAAACCGTGGAGCCCCTGCAAGCTGGGGGAGACGGCGCTGGCAGGCACGGGCAGCCCGGGCCtgctggggtcactggggttcAACtcggctctgccagggctccccagcttCCCCGAGGAGCCGTGGGGCTCCGTGAAGGTGGAGGAGCGGAGGACGCCGGCGCCCAGCCCGGGGCTGGCGGAGAAGCCGTGGGAGGCAGCGGTGGGTGAGAAGGGGGTGGCAGGGGCCCGCCAGGAGAAGACGTGGGACCCCTTTGGCCTGGAGGAGGATCTGCCGGAGAAGGCggtgaaggaggaagaggaagaggaggaggaagaagaggaggaagaggaagaggagtgGTCGGACAGCGAGCACAACTTCCTGGACGAGAACATCGGCGGCGTGGCCGTGGCGCCCGCCCACGGCTCCATCCTCATCGAGTGCGCCCGCCGCGAGCTCCACGCCACCACCCCGCTGAAGAAACCCAACCGCTGCCACCCCACCCGCATCTCCCTCGTCTTCTACCAACACAAGAACTTGAACCAGCCCAACCACGGCCTGGCGCTATGGGAGGCCAAGGTGAAGCAGCTGGCGGAGCGGGCTCGGGCCCGGCAGGAGGAGGCGGCGCGTCTGGGGCTGCCGCCGGACGCCAAAGCCTTTGCCAAGAAGCGCAAGTGGGGTGGCGCGTTGGCGACCGAGGCGCCCAGCAAGGAGAGGAGGGACTCGGTGCCCACGCGGCAGGCGGTGGCCATCCCCACCAACTCCGCCATCACTGTGTCCTCCTACGCCTACACCAAGGTGACGGGCCCCTACAGCCGCTGGATCTGA